The genomic segment GGGATTATAACCGCTCATCATATCTTCCAGTTTCGGATAGATCCAAAGCAAAAAGTCGCTGCGCATATCTTCGCTTGCACAATAGACACCAAACTCACCGAGATTAAAATAAATATACTGAAACAACGCATCCACGGCTCTTTTCCGTTTGTCTTGCCGTGAAAAATCCGTCAATATCGTTTCAACGGTATTCTCTTGCATACATTCCTCCGCGGGGGCAATTTATCTGTAGTTTTGTCATAGCAAGATATATGCCAAGAATAAATTTGAAACAGCGACAAACAATAGCGACCCTTCAATTTTAAGGGCATCGCTAAAAACTCGGTTGGATTTTTAGAAGATGCCTCATCAGCAAAGCTGATAACAAGCCTTAGTTTAAATCTTTATAATGTAATGACTTAAACTAAAACGTCGCAAATTAAATCTAAGGGAACCCGGGGAGCTTTAATAAAAGAAATCGCCTTATGCAGACTACGCAGTCATACCGGCGTTTATGAAATACAATCATAATATGAGGCAGGCTTGTACAGGCAGTCAGAATATGACCGGTATAGATCAGAGACACCGCAGATATGCCTCAACATAGGCTTGATTCGATGGATATTTTTATCGTGATGAGCGGGAGCGTAAAGGGTATGAAGCAGCGCGGGAGTATGAAAAAGATCGGCTATCAATATTAAAAACATAACCACACCTCATACAACCCTAGACAGAGTTTAAAGATATATAGTAATCTACGGGTCATTCTACTCGAAAGGAGACTAGTTTATGAAAAAACTACTCACATTCCTGCTTGGCGCAGTTCTTTGCGCAAGTTTATCGGTTTCCTGTGCAAAAAAAGACAGCAACCAAAATATTTTAACCGTTGCTGCAAGTCCGGAACCCCATAAAGCGCTTTTAGAGCTGGTGGCAGAGGATCTCGCAAAGGAAAATATCACGCTCAAGGTTACCGAGTTTACCGACTACGTAACACCCAACGATGCGGTTGAAACGGGCGAGCAATTTGCAAACTTCTTCCAACACGTTCCGTATATGGATACTTTTAATAAAGAACACGGCTACCATCTGGTTAGCGTCGGCGCCGTTCATATTGAACCGCTTGCGCTGTATTCAAAAAAATACAACAGCCTTTCCGACTTTAAAAGCGGTGATACGATCGCCATTCCGAATGACCCGACGAACGAAGCGCGTGCGCTTTTGTTGCTTGAGTCCGCACATATTATCGCCCTGCGCGACGGCGCCGGTTTAGCTGCTACCCCGCAAGATATTACCGAAAATCCCTACAACTTAAAGTTCAGAGAAATCGAAGCGGCAACGCTTCCGCGCGTACTTGCGGACGTTGACGGCGCCGTTATCAACGGAAACTATGCTATTCCTGCCGGTCTTTCCGCAGCAAAAGACGGACTGCTCGTTGAAGGAAAAGATTCTCCCTATGCAAACGTCGTTTCGGTTAAGCAAGGAAACGAGAACGATCCGCGCATTAAAGCATTGATGAAAGCGCTGCAAAGCGATAAAGTACGTAAGTATATTACGGAAAAGTATCCGAACGGTGAGGTTGTTCCGGCATTCTAGAAATTTCTCAACACAGCAAGCCTAGCAGCTTGTTGTGTAAGGAAGTAATTAGAGGGAACATGGCCGTCCAAAAACTGAAAGCCTATCGGCTTTTTCTGTAAGGAAATGAATTAGTATATCCGCTAAAGCGAATTGCGTAACAGTTTTTGGACGGTTTCTTTTTTTATGAGCGTTTAGATAAGTCATTACAGTAAAAAACTTATCTGAAAACTCCGCTTTTTGCTGCGGTTCAACAGCTCACAGTCAAGAGAGGTTGTTAAAATGAATGTACAACGGCAAGCACGTAGTGTGACAAAACGTATTACGGTTATCCTTACGGTATTGATGTGCGCATCGGGATTAATATATGCACAAGAAAAAGCGGACGCGCTTAAATTATACCGTACCGGCCGCAGTTTAGACAGTGCGGGAAGATCGGAGGAAGCAAAAGAATCATATACGGCGGCAGTCGGTGTCTGCCTTGCAGAGCTCCGTCAGAATCCCCGCAATATGGACTCCTACACGGTCTATACATGGGCACTGTTCCGACTCCATCGGTACCGTGAAACGGTAACCGTCTGTAACGAAGCGCTTAAAATCACAGCCGATGCACGCATCATCGAGACCTTAGGTGAAGCCTACTTTTATCTAAATGATTACAAAGAATCTCTCCGCCAAATGGAACGGTATCTTGATATGGCGCCCACCGGGGAGCGGGCAAGCGTGGCCTACTTTTATACCGGCGACATTTACCGTTTAACGAGACGTTACCAAAAAGCTGATATAGCGTACTCTGCAGCAGTATATCTGGAACCGTCCAATTCGCTATGGTGGTACCGACTCGGCCTTGCACGTGAGCAGGCAGGGTATAAGCAAAGTGCGCGGGATGCTTTCCAACGGGCACTTAATATACGGAAAGATTATAAAGAAGCCGCCGAAGGCCTTGCCCGCGTCCAGCTTTAAAAAAGCAGCACTGCTTTTTTAATAACCGAATATTCTTTACAGATAAAAACCTGCCGCTTACGGATAAATATACTCCTGCTGCGGCGGGTCAACTTTTTTTATCGTTTCTACA from the Treponema vincentii F0403 genome contains:
- a CDS encoding MetQ/NlpA family ABC transporter substrate-binding protein, which produces MKKLLTFLLGAVLCASLSVSCAKKDSNQNILTVAASPEPHKALLELVAEDLAKENITLKVTEFTDYVTPNDAVETGEQFANFFQHVPYMDTFNKEHGYHLVSVGAVHIEPLALYSKKYNSLSDFKSGDTIAIPNDPTNEARALLLLESAHIIALRDGAGLAATPQDITENPYNLKFREIEAATLPRVLADVDGAVINGNYAIPAGLSAAKDGLLVEGKDSPYANVVSVKQGNENDPRIKALMKALQSDKVRKYITEKYPNGEVVPAF
- a CDS encoding tetratricopeptide repeat protein, with amino-acid sequence MNVQRQARSVTKRITVILTVLMCASGLIYAQEKADALKLYRTGRSLDSAGRSEEAKESYTAAVGVCLAELRQNPRNMDSYTVYTWALFRLHRYRETVTVCNEALKITADARIIETLGEAYFYLNDYKESLRQMERYLDMAPTGERASVAYFYTGDIYRLTRRYQKADIAYSAAVYLEPSNSLWWYRLGLAREQAGYKQSARDAFQRALNIRKDYKEAAEGLARVQL